ATAGGTATCTATAGCTGCATGGATCAGGTTTTCTGGCGGTGTTACAACAATATAGTCTTCACCTTCTTCCACTTCAGCCCCCACTTTGCGCAACTCCGTTGCCATTGCAGACAAGCGATCGGTTTCTTTGACACGCCAGTTATAGACATTGCGAATCGCTGTCGTACCTTTTGCAAAAAGGGCCGTGGTCGCAATGGTCATTGCAGCGTCAGGGATATGATTAAAGTCCATATCAACCGCATTAAGCTCACCAACACGGGCGATCACATAATCATCTCCCCACTCAATTTCGGTGCCCATCTTCTCCAATGCGTCAGCAAATTGAATGTCGCCTTGAATGCTCTTTTTACCAATGCCCGTTACTTTAATTTCCCCACCTTTAATCGCAGCAGCAGCGAGAAAATAGGACGCAGAGGATGCGTCACCTTCGACTAGAAAATCACCCGGAGCAACGTAAGACTGGCCTTTACGGATGACAAATTCCTGGTAGTCATTGTTCTCTACTTCAACACCGAACTGCGACATGATGTGCAGAGTAATATCGATGTATGGCTTCGACACCAACTCACCAACGATTCTAATGGTTACATCGTCTTGTGCCAGCGGCGCAGACATCAAGAATGCCGTCAGGAATTGACTTGAGATCGAACCATCAATTTCAACCGTACCGCCCTTCAGGCCCGTTCCTTTAATTTTCAGTGGAGGAAAGTCTTCATTTTCTAAGTACTCAACATCAGCACCAGCTTGACGAAGTGCATCAACTAGGTGACCTATCGGGCGCTCTTTCATACGAGGCTCGCCCGTCAGCACATACTCTCCGCTACCCAGACATAAAGCAGCAGCGAGAGGTCGCATTGCCGTTCCCGCATTACCTAAAAAGAGCTCTAAGGCTTCTGGCGCATCAAACGCTTTACCTAGACCTTCAACCTCACACACCGTTTTGTCTTGTGACAATGTGTAATTCACACCAAGCTTTGTCAATGCATTCAGCATATGACGAATATCATCACTATCGAGTAGGTTAGTAAGACGAGTCGTCCCTTTCGCTAAAGCTGCAAGCAGTAGCGCACGGTTTGAAACACTCTTTGAACCTGGTAAGTTGACCTCACCATTGACTTTATTGATAGGTTGTAACGTAAGGCTTTCCATTAAATTTCGTTATTCCTTGATCGCTTTGCCTTCCTAAGCAAGCGATGAACAATTCTTCGTAGTTGCAGCCTATCTAAAATCGACACCTAAAACTAGACCAAAATCACAATTAGTCGCGATCTTTTATTCGGCTTATGCAATAGCAATACATAGGGCGAATCAATACTCTTTATCGACCCTTACACCGTTATCGAAATACAGTATCCGTACTTTGTCACCGCGTTCAAACAACATGGTGTTGTCGACATCCTGAATAACGTCAATCAGCTTGTCTTGTTCTGTTTTAATCAGCAGTTCGACCAACCTGTACTCGATTTTATATTCTTGATTCGCTCGATTGTGCGCAATGCCCGCCCCCGCCACAGCGCCCACTGCTGTGGCAACTTCCTTCCCAGTTCCTCCGCCAAACTGGTTGCCGATAACACCGCCCACGACAGCGCCAAGCAGCGTTTCCCAACCAGATAATTCAGCTTTGACAATATCTTGCTGAGTGAGATAACGAACGGAATCAACTTCACCAAACACGACTTGATTCACAGGTCTGGCCTGATTTCTCTCATATGCTGCATTGGCAACGAGCGGAAAAATGAATAAGATCCAAAGCCATTTTTTCATCATAGTTCTCCTGCGTCATGGCGATTTATTTAACTGAACTCGACGAAGACAAACTTTGGTTTCCGCCTCCATCCGAAGCCCTGAATGATCCAAATGGGTTGCTTGCATTCGGTGGCGACCTTTCTCCAGATCGTCTCTTGCTCGCTTACCAGAATGGGATTTTCCCGTGGTATGGGCCAGGTGAGCCTCTTTTATGGTGGAGCCCATCTCCGAGAGCTGTATTTGATCCTAAGACATTTAAACCGGCTAAAAGTCTTAAAAAGTTTCAAAGAAAGCATCAATATCGGATCAGTATCAACCTAGCAACAGAGTCCGTCATTGATCACTGTGCATCAATGCGCTCAGAACATGAAACTTGGTTGAATGAGGAAATGCGTTCCGCGTATAAGCAAATGGCTTCTCTTGGCCACTGCCATTCTGTCGAGGTGTGGAACCATGATGAATTAATTGGAGGCCTGTATGGGCTTTCGATTGGCCAAGTATTCTGTGGAGAGTCTATGTTCAGCCGAGAAACCAATGCATCCAAAATCGCGTTATGGTATTTCTGCGAATATTTCACCTCAATGAACGGCAAACTGATCGACTGTCAGGTCATGAACCCTCATTTAAAGTCTCTAGGAGCGCAAGTTCTGGAGAGAGAAGTGTTTATGCAAAGCCTGCTATCCTTAAGACAGGAAAAGCTGCTCGACAACAGTTTTAAATCTCAGTGGCTTAAGCTGGCATCAGAGGAGAATCAATGAGTTCCGATCTGCAACAAATCCGCATTGGATTGACCGACAGTCACCCTTGTAGCTATCTCAAAGATAAGCAAGAGAGAGTGGCTGTCGCTCTCGATCCAGCCATGCACACCGCTTCAAGCTATGAAGTGCTACTGGCGAACGGGTTTCGACGCAGTGGAGATACCATCTATAAGCCACATTGTGATCATTGCCAATCTTGTCAAGCACTCAGAGTCTCTATCCCAGATATTGAGCTCTCCAAAAGTCAAAAGCGCTTGCGTAATAAAGCACAGCATTTAACTTGGGAACTGCGAGATGAAATGATTCCTGGCTGGTTTGAACTGTATTCTCACTATATTAATGTTCGCCATCGTAACGGAACCATGTACCCTCCTAAGCAGAATGAGTTTGCCAAATTTTCTCAATGCCACT
This sequence is a window from Vibrio coralliilyticus. Protein-coding genes within it:
- the aroA gene encoding 3-phosphoshikimate 1-carboxyvinyltransferase encodes the protein MESLTLQPINKVNGEVNLPGSKSVSNRALLLAALAKGTTRLTNLLDSDDIRHMLNALTKLGVNYTLSQDKTVCEVEGLGKAFDAPEALELFLGNAGTAMRPLAAALCLGSGEYVLTGEPRMKERPIGHLVDALRQAGADVEYLENEDFPPLKIKGTGLKGGTVEIDGSISSQFLTAFLMSAPLAQDDVTIRIVGELVSKPYIDITLHIMSQFGVEVENNDYQEFVIRKGQSYVAPGDFLVEGDASSASYFLAAAAIKGGEIKVTGIGKKSIQGDIQFADALEKMGTEIEWGDDYVIARVGELNAVDMDFNHIPDAAMTIATTALFAKGTTAIRNVYNWRVKETDRLSAMATELRKVGAEVEEGEDYIVVTPPENLIHAAIDTYDDHRMAMCFSLVALSDTPVTINDPKCTSKTFPDYFDKLASLSC
- a CDS encoding glycine zipper 2TM domain-containing protein produces the protein MKKWLWILFIFPLVANAAYERNQARPVNQVVFGEVDSVRYLTQQDIVKAELSGWETLLGAVVGGVIGNQFGGGTGKEVATAVGAVAGAGIAHNRANQEYKIEYRLVELLIKTEQDKLIDVIQDVDNTMLFERGDKVRILYFDNGVRVDKEY
- the aat gene encoding leucyl/phenylalanyl-tRNA--protein transferase, yielding MAIYLTELDEDKLWFPPPSEALNDPNGLLAFGGDLSPDRLLLAYQNGIFPWYGPGEPLLWWSPSPRAVFDPKTFKPAKSLKKFQRKHQYRISINLATESVIDHCASMRSEHETWLNEEMRSAYKQMASLGHCHSVEVWNHDELIGGLYGLSIGQVFCGESMFSRETNASKIALWYFCEYFTSMNGKLIDCQVMNPHLKSLGAQVLEREVFMQSLLSLRQEKLLDNSFKSQWLKLASEENQ
- a CDS encoding arginyltransferase, which gives rise to MSSDLQQIRIGLTDSHPCSYLKDKQERVAVALDPAMHTASSYEVLLANGFRRSGDTIYKPHCDHCQSCQALRVSIPDIELSKSQKRLRNKAQHLTWELRDEMIPGWFELYSHYINVRHRNGTMYPPKQNEFAKFSQCHWLNTQYLHVYDQDRLIAIAVTDILSNSASAFYTFFDPDYELSLGTLGVMFQLEYCRQQGKQWLYLGYQIDECPAMNYKVRFQRHQRLVNQRWQG